The following proteins come from a genomic window of Chlamydiales bacterium:
- a CDS encoding DUF2764 family protein, which yields MTEYYFLASLLPPLEIGHRPELGFSDLKELLSMNLTQEDQGQVHRFLRLIDIENFRSYWAGETLDPRGNLNQEEIERALVNMQWSFEEDFPYFLQDYLTKYHTNEEKLRYFSFLLSQFFELNIKNEVGFLKEYYLFLKDLSLVIVGFRAKILGRNLAFELQYEDISNPIVSEILAQKDAKTYEPPFDYKELKSIFDNNKNSPESLHKMLMEYQCNKIIEFWGGAVFNLDRILNYMARLILVERWLELDVQNGIEIIDTIEREIE from the coding sequence AAGAGCTATTATCAATGAATTTGACTCAAGAAGATCAAGGGCAAGTGCATCGGTTTCTTCGATTAATTGATATTGAAAATTTTCGTTCTTATTGGGCAGGAGAGACTTTAGACCCGAGGGGAAACCTCAATCAAGAAGAGATAGAAAGGGCTTTAGTCAATATGCAATGGTCTTTTGAGGAAGATTTTCCTTATTTCTTACAGGATTATTTAACTAAATACCATACCAATGAGGAGAAGCTTCGCTATTTTTCTTTTCTTCTCAGTCAATTTTTTGAATTAAATATAAAAAACGAAGTTGGATTTCTAAAAGAATACTATCTTTTTCTCAAAGATCTTAGCCTAGTAATCGTTGGATTTCGAGCTAAAATATTAGGACGGAATTTAGCATTTGAACTTCAGTATGAGGATATATCAAATCCGATTGTTAGTGAAATTTTGGCACAAAAGGATGCAAAAACATATGAACCTCCTTTCGATTATAAAGAATTAAAATCCATTTTTGATAACAATAAGAACTCTCCTGAAAGTTTGCATAAAATGCTGATGGAATATCAATGTAATAAGATTATTGAGTTCTGGGGAGGAGCAGTATTTAATCTGGATCGTATTCTAAACTACATGGCCCGTTTGATTTTAGTAGAAAGATGGCTTGAACTTGATGTTCAAAACGGGATAGAGATAATAGACACCATTGAGAGGGAAATAGAATGA
- a CDS encoding V-type ATP synthase subunit A, translated as MINEEKIVSKATGHVVRAFGNLLKVKFKGHVRQGEVAFVEVGEAQLKAEVIEILGDEVKIQVYEDTWGIELNTPVRFTGELLEAELGPGLLKSIFDGLQNPLEVVAEKSGYFLPRGLYAPAIDREKDWEYQPIAKVGAVLKRGDTLGITMEERFEHHIMIPFSFFGKVTLTWVIAPGRYPVDTTVARGKGERGEEHLFSMIQKWPIKMELFEGEKIKPKKMMNTGLRIIDTQIPIMKGGTFCTPGPFGAGKTVLQHHLSKYAAVDIVVLCACGERAGEVVEVLQEFPKLTDPHTNQPLINRTCIICNTSSMPVSARESSIYMGITIAEYYRQMGLDILLLTDSTSRWAQALREMSGRLEEIPGEEAFPAYLSSRISAFYERSGVVALKSGKYGSVTICGAVSPAGGSFEEPVTQSTLAVVGAFCGLSKARSDARRYPSIDSLISWSKYVNDVSKQIEEETEGWGAMVKQADEILIEGSEIGKRMEVVGEEGVSIEDMTIHLKAELYDFCYLQQNAFDRVDAYCPLNRQISLFKLMNHIFEMPFEFNSRDRARTFFLQLQSKIKSMNSIIFETDRYKQSLSEIQELIETVRKI; from the coding sequence ATGATCAATGAAGAAAAAATCGTTTCAAAAGCGACTGGTCATGTTGTACGTGCTTTTGGGAACTTGCTAAAAGTAAAATTCAAAGGTCATGTGCGACAAGGTGAAGTAGCTTTTGTTGAAGTTGGAGAGGCTCAACTTAAAGCTGAAGTTATTGAAATTTTAGGTGATGAGGTTAAAATTCAGGTTTATGAAGATACATGGGGAATAGAGTTAAACACTCCAGTTAGATTTACAGGAGAGCTTTTGGAAGCTGAATTAGGACCTGGTTTATTGAAGTCAATATTTGATGGTTTACAAAATCCTCTTGAAGTGGTTGCTGAGAAGTCTGGCTATTTTCTTCCACGTGGTCTTTATGCTCCTGCAATCGATCGTGAAAAAGACTGGGAATATCAACCTATTGCAAAAGTTGGGGCTGTTCTTAAGCGTGGAGATACTCTTGGAATTACCATGGAAGAGCGTTTTGAGCATCATATTATGATTCCTTTTTCTTTTTTTGGTAAAGTCACGCTAACTTGGGTGATTGCCCCAGGTCGTTACCCTGTTGACACAACTGTTGCTCGTGGAAAAGGAGAGAGAGGGGAAGAACATCTCTTTAGTATGATTCAAAAGTGGCCAATCAAGATGGAGCTTTTTGAGGGTGAAAAAATCAAACCTAAAAAAATGATGAACACTGGATTGCGGATTATAGATACGCAAATTCCTATTATGAAAGGAGGCACTTTTTGTACTCCTGGTCCATTTGGTGCAGGGAAAACAGTTTTACAACATCATCTTTCAAAATATGCAGCTGTGGACATTGTAGTTTTATGTGCATGTGGAGAGCGTGCTGGAGAAGTTGTAGAAGTTTTACAAGAGTTTCCTAAGTTAACCGATCCACACACAAATCAACCGCTCATTAATCGGACTTGTATTATTTGTAATACCTCTTCTATGCCTGTATCAGCTCGTGAATCTTCGATTTATATGGGCATTACCATTGCTGAATATTATCGACAAATGGGGTTAGATATTCTCTTACTTACAGACTCAACTTCACGTTGGGCTCAGGCACTTAGAGAGATGTCTGGTCGTTTAGAGGAAATTCCTGGAGAAGAAGCTTTCCCTGCTTATTTATCTTCTAGGATTTCAGCTTTCTATGAAAGAAGCGGTGTTGTGGCATTAAAGAGTGGTAAATATGGTTCAGTAACAATTTGTGGGGCAGTTTCCCCTGCAGGTGGAAGTTTTGAAGAACCAGTGACTCAATCAACACTTGCCGTTGTTGGGGCGTTTTGTGGTTTGTCTAAGGCTCGTTCGGATGCACGTCGATATCCTTCCATTGATAGTTTGATTTCTTGGTCTAAATATGTCAATGATGTGTCAAAACAAATTGAAGAAGAGACTGAGGGATGGGGAGCTATGGTTAAACAAGCTGATGAGATTTTAATTGAGGGAAGTGAAATTGGAAAACGTATGGAAGTTGTAGGTGAGGAAGGCGTTTCAATTGAAGATATGACAATTCATTTAAAAGCTGAGCTTTATGATTTCTGTTATTTACAACAAAATGCTTTTGATCGAGTAGATGCTTATTGCCCTTTGAATCGTCAAATTTCCCTTTTTAAGTTAATGAATCATATTTTTGAGATGCCATTTGAGTTTAATAGTCGGGATAGAGCTCGAACATTTTTTCTTCAACTACAGAGTAAAATCAAATCTATGAATTCGATTATTTTTGAAACAGATCGATACAAACAATCCCTTTCTGAAATCCAAGAATTGATTGAAACAGTAAGGAAAATATGA